A DNA window from Sphingopyxis macrogoltabida contains the following coding sequences:
- a CDS encoding helix-turn-helix transcriptional regulator, with protein sequence MNDSGSHPLDDEARWNRLTEKQRACLDLLIEHKTSKEIARLLDISKHTVDQRLNLARDTLGAQDRNESAFIYRQMKEKYDRVTYDAVEVPATPALVRSEFPDGGSPNLMELHDSSALQGGSSGIRPPFRGLFKRDHNSANRLWIYLAGLAAAVWIVLGGLGVAQALNQLIQN encoded by the coding sequence ATGAATGATTCGGGGTCGCACCCACTTGACGACGAAGCTCGATGGAACCGCCTGACAGAGAAGCAGCGCGCGTGCCTTGACCTGCTCATCGAGCACAAGACCTCGAAAGAGATCGCGCGGCTTCTCGATATTTCGAAGCACACCGTCGATCAGCGGTTGAATCTGGCGCGCGACACACTTGGCGCGCAGGACCGGAACGAGTCCGCCTTCATCTACCGTCAGATGAAGGAGAAATACGACCGAGTGACATACGACGCGGTGGAGGTTCCGGCGACGCCGGCATTGGTGCGATCCGAGTTTCCGGACGGCGGCTCGCCCAACCTCATGGAACTGCACGACAGTTCGGCGTTGCAGGGCGGGTCATCGGGAATTCGCCCGCCGTTCAGAGGTCTTTTCAAGCGCGATCATAATTCGGCAAACCGGCTTTGGATCTATCTCGCCGGACTTGCCGCTGCGGTCTGGATTGTCCTGGGTGGTCTCGGCGTTGCCCAAGCGCTGAACCAGCTGATCCAGAACTGA
- a CDS encoding JAB domain-containing protein — protein sequence MEIAAPGQGAALAKALLDEFQSLGRLWAQEPEAIARIVGSNSLVASLILHARDAAIAAANSDIRGIRIDPFAAEVRRYLILSMGSLADERFRILFLDSSHRLIADEEMQRGTISQISLYPRTIFRRALEVNAAAIILVHNHPSGDLSPSAEDIDVTRRLDQIGRSLGIEVLDHIIVTAAYAHHLISRDPTATREAAAPFTLRSPDSQQNSEDEDLALANARATMRRRLLRRQLLGAPELFGDPAWEMLIDLFIHECERKPISVTSLCVTPSIPMSSAIRLCQKLCDANLIRRKPDLYDGRRVFVELNPDVSHRLRAYFLAGSD from the coding sequence GTGGAAATCGCAGCCCCGGGACAAGGGGCAGCACTCGCCAAAGCCCTCCTAGACGAATTCCAGTCGCTCGGCCGCCTGTGGGCGCAAGAGCCCGAGGCCATAGCGAGAATCGTCGGCAGCAATTCGCTAGTGGCATCCCTCATCCTGCACGCCCGCGACGCCGCAATCGCGGCGGCGAATTCCGACATCCGCGGAATTCGCATTGATCCGTTCGCAGCTGAGGTCAGACGGTATCTGATCTTGTCGATGGGCAGCCTTGCCGACGAGCGCTTCCGCATCCTGTTTCTGGATTCTTCGCACCGCCTGATCGCCGACGAAGAGATGCAGCGCGGGACGATTTCCCAGATCAGCCTGTACCCGAGAACCATCTTTCGCCGTGCGCTCGAGGTGAACGCCGCCGCGATTATCCTCGTGCACAATCATCCGAGCGGCGATCTGAGCCCGAGCGCGGAAGATATCGACGTGACGCGGCGTCTCGACCAGATCGGCCGTTCGCTCGGCATCGAGGTGCTCGACCACATCATCGTCACCGCTGCCTACGCACATCACCTCATCAGTCGCGATCCGACGGCCACTCGCGAGGCGGCGGCACCTTTCACCCTGCGAAGCCCTGACAGCCAGCAGAACTCGGAGGACGAGGACCTGGCGCTCGCCAACGCACGGGCGACGATGCGGCGACGGCTGCTCCGCCGACAATTGCTCGGCGCGCCCGAGCTCTTTGGCGATCCGGCGTGGGAGATGCTGATCGATCTCTTCATCCACGAGTGTGAGCGAAAGCCGATCTCGGTTACCTCGCTATGCGTCACACCCAGCATTCCCATGAGCAGCGCCATTCGCCTCTGCCAGAAGCTTTGCGACGCCAACCTCATCCGGCGAAAGCCTGACCTCTACGATGGTCGCCGCGTCTTCGTCGAGCTCAACCCCGACGTGTCCCACCGCCTCCGCGCCTATTTCCTCGCCGGGTCCGATTGA
- a CDS encoding conjugal transfer protein TraG, producing MNDRILWGQITVIFLIVIGTVWTATQWTAWELGYQAALGDPWFRLSGYPVYPPPAFFWWWFAFDAYAPPVFYRGAAIAASGGFLSIIVAIFMSIWRARERRRAETYGSARWASDREIRSAGMLGEDGVIIGRLGKRYLRHNGAEHLLCFAPTRSGKGVGLVIPTLLTWPGSCIVHDIKGENWELTAGFRAKHGRVLLFDPTNKASAAYNPLFEVRRGEWEVRDVQNVADVLVDPEGSLEKRNHWEKTSHALLVGAILHVLYAEEDKTLAGVAAFLSDPRRPIETTLRRMKTTKHLGTSVHPVVAAAAQELLNKSENERSGVLSTAMSFLGLYRDPVIAAVTGSSEWRIADLMEDDVPVSLYLVVPPGDISRTKPLIRLILNQIGRRLTEELNPAARPRRLLLMLDEFPALGRLDFFESALAFMAGYGIKAFLIAQSLNQIEKAYGQNNAILDNCHVRVSFATNDERTAKRISDALGTATEQRAMKNYAGHRLSPWLGHLMISRTETARALLTPGEVMQLSPDDEIVMVAGLAPIRARKARYFLDARFRARIIAPPDRKAGPMKPHDWARREEAAPAPARLALPAPEAKEHDSESDTANSGIRQEPQLPEHEDVAPPSRPVQGEFDYADDDAQGDAARARAAADRRLSRAARNASLDPGDGIDL from the coding sequence ATGAACGACCGCATCCTCTGGGGACAAATCACCGTCATCTTCCTGATCGTAATTGGCACGGTATGGACCGCGACGCAGTGGACGGCATGGGAGCTTGGCTACCAGGCGGCGCTCGGCGATCCCTGGTTCCGCCTATCGGGCTATCCCGTCTATCCGCCGCCGGCTTTCTTCTGGTGGTGGTTCGCCTTCGATGCCTATGCGCCGCCGGTCTTCTATCGCGGCGCGGCTATCGCCGCCTCGGGCGGATTTCTGTCGATCATCGTCGCGATCTTCATGTCGATCTGGCGCGCCCGCGAGCGCCGCCGCGCCGAGACTTATGGCTCGGCGCGCTGGGCTAGCGACCGCGAAATTCGCTCCGCCGGCATGCTCGGCGAGGACGGGGTGATCATCGGGCGGCTCGGGAAACGCTATCTGCGGCACAATGGCGCCGAGCACCTGCTCTGTTTCGCGCCGACGCGGTCGGGGAAGGGCGTCGGCCTCGTCATCCCGACGCTGCTGACATGGCCCGGCAGCTGCATCGTCCACGACATCAAGGGCGAGAATTGGGAGCTCACGGCAGGCTTTCGGGCGAAGCATGGCCGCGTGCTGCTCTTCGATCCGACCAACAAGGCGTCGGCCGCCTATAATCCGCTCTTCGAGGTCCGCCGCGGCGAGTGGGAGGTGCGCGATGTGCAGAATGTCGCCGATGTGCTCGTCGATCCCGAGGGCAGCCTCGAAAAAAGAAACCATTGGGAAAAGACGAGCCACGCACTCCTCGTCGGTGCGATCCTTCATGTCCTTTATGCCGAAGAGGACAAGACGCTCGCGGGCGTCGCCGCTTTCTTGTCGGACCCGCGCCGCCCGATCGAGACGACGCTGCGGCGCATGAAGACGACGAAGCACCTCGGTACATCGGTTCACCCGGTGGTGGCTGCAGCGGCACAGGAGTTGCTCAACAAGAGCGAGAATGAGCGGTCGGGCGTGCTCTCGACCGCCATGTCCTTTCTCGGCCTCTACCGCGATCCGGTCATCGCGGCCGTCACCGGATCGTCCGAATGGCGGATCGCCGACCTCATGGAGGATGATGTCCCGGTCTCGCTCTATCTCGTCGTACCGCCGGGAGACATCAGTCGAACCAAGCCGCTGATCCGCCTCATCCTCAACCAGATCGGAAGGCGCCTTACCGAGGAGCTCAACCCCGCGGCGCGGCCGCGCCGGCTATTGCTGATGCTCGACGAATTCCCGGCGCTCGGGCGGCTCGATTTCTTCGAAAGCGCGCTGGCCTTCATGGCCGGATACGGCATCAAGGCTTTCCTGATTGCGCAGTCGCTTAACCAGATCGAGAAGGCTTATGGCCAGAACAACGCGATCCTCGACAATTGCCATGTCCGCGTCAGTTTCGCGACGAACGACGAGCGCACCGCCAAGCGCATATCCGACGCACTCGGAACCGCCACCGAACAGCGAGCGATGAAGAATTATGCCGGTCACCGGCTCTCGCCCTGGCTCGGTCACCTGATGATATCGCGTACCGAGACGGCCCGCGCATTGCTCACGCCCGGCGAGGTGATGCAGCTTTCGCCCGACGACGAGATCGTGATGGTCGCGGGTCTTGCGCCGATCCGGGCGAGGAAGGCGCGATATTTTCTCGACGCCCGGTTTCGTGCTCGGATCATTGCGCCGCCCGATCGGAAGGCCGGACCGATGAAGCCTCATGACTGGGCGCGGAGAGAAGAAGCTGCGCCCGCTCCGGCTCGTCTCGCGCTGCCCGCGCCTGAAGCGAAGGAGCACGACAGCGAGAGCGACACTGCGAATAGCGGGATCCGGCAGGAACCCCAGCTTCCGGAACATGAAGATGTCGCGCCGCCAAGCCGTCCTGTGCAGGGCGAGTTCGACTATGCCGACGACGACGCACAGGGCGACGCAGCCCGCGCCCGCGCCGCTGCCGATCGCCGCCTGTCGCGCGCGGCGCGAAATGCCTCGCTCGATCCCGGTGACGGGATCGATTTGTGA
- a CDS encoding relaxase/mobilization nuclease domain-containing protein gives MSDDDHDFRVRPGRGRDAGAGSAGRGKRLAAEVRRAAARSGATRLRRAGPSRGGTGRHGRGRRALAVIRRGAAMRRVTVMARIVRHRGAGFRAAPLGRHMAYLERDGVTRDGRDASMFDAAGDEADRGAFAERCGGDRHHFRFIVSPEDAAELGDLRGYTRDLMRQLEVDLETRLDWVAVDHWNTDNPHIHVLVRGAAADGTDLVIDRGYMAEGVRGRASEIATLELGPRSELQVDAALRREVEAERWTSLDAELARRSRENEIVDLRPIAGREAGANRHLLGRVAKLEALGLVSRVGPAQYLIDPAAEGRLRAIGERGDIIKTMHREMSARGIAFDPSALAIGEQGERAVIGRLVARGLDDELAGSAYAIVDGVDGRTHHIRFPDLEWTGDAKPGSIVELRHWDGRDGARHISLAVRSDLPLGEQVEARGATWLDRQLAAPDRSMRSQGFGREVRDAMKARTAFLEREELLPRGMERRSSRERIETLRRSEVDAAVGAIAARTGLEHRPSAPGEHVSGIYRERVQLASGRFAMIDDGLGFQLVPWRPALEPHLGKHISGTATATGGIDWSLGRGRGIGI, from the coding sequence ATGAGTGATGACGACCATGATTTCCGGGTCAGGCCGGGAAGGGGGAGAGACGCGGGGGCGGGTTCCGCCGGTCGCGGCAAGCGGCTCGCGGCGGAGGTGCGGCGTGCGGCCGCGCGTTCCGGCGCTACGCGGCTCCGGCGCGCCGGGCCTTCGCGCGGCGGGACCGGCCGTCATGGGCGCGGCCGCCGGGCGCTTGCGGTCATCCGGCGCGGCGCGGCGATGCGCCGTGTCACCGTGATGGCGCGGATCGTCCGGCATCGCGGGGCGGGGTTTCGCGCCGCTCCGCTCGGACGTCACATGGCCTATCTCGAACGCGACGGCGTGACCCGCGACGGACGCGACGCCTCAATGTTCGATGCCGCCGGCGATGAGGCCGATCGCGGAGCCTTCGCTGAGCGCTGCGGCGGCGATCGTCACCACTTCCGTTTCATTGTCAGTCCTGAGGATGCGGCCGAGCTTGGCGACCTGCGCGGCTACACGCGCGACCTGATGCGCCAGCTTGAGGTTGATCTCGAGACGCGCCTCGACTGGGTCGCGGTCGATCATTGGAATACCGACAATCCGCACATCCATGTCCTGGTGCGCGGCGCCGCCGCAGACGGCACCGATCTCGTTATCGACCGGGGCTATATGGCAGAGGGTGTGCGCGGCCGCGCGTCCGAGATCGCGACTTTGGAGCTTGGCCCCAGGAGCGAGCTTCAGGTTGATGCGGCCCTGCGCCGCGAAGTCGAGGCCGAGCGCTGGACCAGCCTCGATGCCGAACTCGCGCGCCGGTCGCGCGAGAATGAAATCGTCGACCTCCGTCCGATCGCGGGGCGCGAGGCGGGAGCCAACCGGCACCTGTTGGGGCGCGTCGCGAAGCTCGAAGCGCTGGGGCTCGTATCCCGGGTCGGCCCCGCCCAATATCTCATCGATCCGGCGGCCGAGGGGAGGCTTCGCGCCATCGGGGAACGCGGCGATATCATCAAGACCATGCACCGCGAGATGTCGGCGCGCGGGATCGCATTCGATCCTTCGGCCCTGGCAATCGGCGAACAGGGCGAACGGGCAGTCATCGGCCGCCTCGTCGCACGCGGGCTCGACGACGAACTCGCGGGCTCCGCCTATGCGATCGTCGACGGGGTGGATGGCCGAACCCACCATATCCGCTTTCCAGACCTCGAGTGGACTGGCGACGCAAAGCCTGGCTCAATCGTCGAGCTGAGGCACTGGGACGGCCGCGACGGCGCCCGCCACATCTCGCTCGCGGTTCGCTCGGACCTCCCGCTCGGCGAGCAGGTGGAGGCCCGCGGCGCGACCTGGCTCGATCGGCAGCTTGCCGCGCCCGACCGGTCGATGCGCTCGCAAGGGTTCGGCCGCGAGGTCCGGGATGCGATGAAGGCGCGCACCGCCTTTCTCGAGCGCGAGGAATTGTTGCCGCGCGGCATGGAGCGCCGGTCATCCCGGGAGCGGATCGAGACACTCCGCCGCAGCGAGGTGGACGCGGCCGTTGGCGCGATCGCGGCGCGGACCGGCCTCGAGCATCGGCCATCGGCACCGGGCGAGCATGTGAGCGGCATCTACCGCGAGCGCGTGCAGCTCGCCTCGGGACGCTTCGCGATGATCGACGACGGGCTCGGCTTCCAGCTCGTGCCCTGGCGACCGGCGCTCGAGCCGCACCTCGGCAAGCATATCAGCGGAACCGCCACAGCGACCGGCGGCATCGACTGGTCACTCGGCCGCGGCCGCGGGATCGGCATCTGA
- a CDS encoding lytic transglycosylase domain-containing protein, giving the protein MRPSARSARFRAMRIAAAALLALAALPAGPAAAREQAAGAPAAHPYAPHVSEASQRFAIPEAWIWRVMHVESRGRSRAVSHAGAMGLMQIMPATWAMLTARYGLGSDPFDTRANIHAGAAYLRMMWDRYGDVSLMLAAYNAGPGRADAYAAGRRRLPAETIAYVAAIAPAIGASGVASLAPAPTPTAPSWRSASLFAERSGHDAAAQPGADPLQSGRSADAAGRAAPRAPAALFVPLSGRDQ; this is encoded by the coding sequence ATGCGGCCTTCGGCTCGCTCGGCGCGCTTCCGCGCCATGCGCATCGCCGCCGCCGCCTTGCTGGCGCTCGCGGCGCTGCCTGCCGGTCCGGCGGCGGCCCGTGAGCAGGCTGCCGGCGCGCCTGCCGCTCATCCTTATGCACCGCATGTGAGCGAGGCTTCGCAGCGGTTCGCCATTCCCGAGGCATGGATATGGCGCGTCATGCATGTCGAAAGCCGCGGCCGATCGCGCGCCGTTTCGCACGCGGGGGCGATGGGATTGATGCAAATCATGCCCGCGACCTGGGCCATGCTGACTGCGCGATATGGGCTGGGCTCAGACCCCTTCGATACGCGCGCGAACATCCATGCGGGTGCAGCCTATCTGCGCATGATGTGGGACCGATATGGTGACGTCTCGCTCATGCTCGCCGCCTATAATGCGGGTCCCGGCCGCGCCGACGCCTATGCGGCGGGACGGCGCCGGCTTCCCGCCGAGACTATCGCTTATGTTGCCGCGATTGCTCCGGCGATCGGCGCATCGGGCGTCGCTTCGCTCGCCCCCGCGCCAACACCGACGGCACCGTCCTGGCGCAGTGCTTCGCTGTTCGCCGAACGCTCCGGCCACGATGCGGCGGCGCAGCCCGGTGCAGATCCGCTGCAATCCGGACGCAGCGCCGATGCAGCGGGACGTGCGGCACCTCGCGCGCCTGCGGCGCTCTTCGTTCCGCTTTCCGGCCGCGACCAATGA
- a CDS encoding DUF736 domain-containing protein has product MMIGSFQTAGDGYAGSIRTLLLDAKIAIVPAAPSDAENAPGWRVLLVEADDGVEIGAGWDRSGERAGSYIALQIDDPALPAPLRANLIRSARNEDEYHLLWSRPAPQAKG; this is encoded by the coding sequence ATGATGATCGGAAGCTTTCAGACCGCAGGCGACGGCTATGCGGGATCGATCCGGACCCTCCTGCTCGACGCGAAGATCGCGATCGTTCCGGCTGCGCCGTCCGACGCGGAAAACGCGCCGGGCTGGCGGGTGCTGCTCGTCGAGGCCGACGATGGCGTCGAGATCGGAGCGGGCTGGGATCGCAGCGGCGAACGCGCCGGTTCCTATATCGCGCTGCAGATCGACGACCCGGCCTTGCCGGCGCCGCTGCGCGCCAACCTCATTCGCTCGGCGCGAAACGAGGATGAATATCATCTGCTCTGGTCGCGCCCGGCACCGCAGGCGAAGGGCTGA
- a CDS encoding S26 family signal peptidase, with translation MNRRWLRTTAACGALFCGLFGAAAILAPQPRLIWNASPSVPVGLYAIEIGATPARGDLVALAPPAPLSAWLSKRGYLPRGVPLLKQVAATEGALVCRSGVFVTIDGAPAARARSADRMGRTLPLWLGCRRLERGELFVLGLSPDSLDGRYFGPLPASAVIGTAHPILTRDASGAPLRWRRIGARHSIHLPDEEQTS, from the coding sequence GTGAACCGGCGGTGGCTCCGCACGACCGCGGCCTGCGGCGCGCTCTTTTGCGGGCTGTTCGGCGCGGCCGCGATTCTCGCGCCGCAGCCGCGGCTCATCTGGAACGCGAGCCCAAGCGTGCCGGTGGGGCTCTACGCCATCGAAATCGGTGCTACGCCTGCGCGCGGCGATCTTGTCGCCCTTGCGCCGCCCGCGCCGCTGTCTGCCTGGCTTTCGAAGCGCGGCTATCTGCCGCGCGGCGTGCCTCTCCTGAAGCAAGTCGCCGCCACTGAAGGCGCGCTCGTCTGCCGGAGCGGCGTCTTCGTCACGATCGACGGCGCGCCTGCGGCGCGCGCGCGATCGGCCGACCGCATGGGACGAACGCTGCCGCTCTGGCTCGGCTGCCGCCGGCTGGAGCGTGGCGAGCTATTCGTCCTCGGCCTGTCTCCCGACAGCCTCGACGGCCGATATTTCGGGCCGCTTCCGGCATCCGCCGTCATCGGCACCGCGCATCCCATTCTCACCCGCGACGCCTCCGGCGCGCCGCTTCGCTGGCGCCGGATCGGCGCGCGGCATTCCATCCACCTGCCAGACGAGGAACAGACATCATGA
- a CDS encoding DUF2840 domain-containing protein, with product MQAAAPPPVGVRLPASGLTDVELTWIEGRLEQQLRFGRVAAERSGGPHKRIASFRPGATFGLIGCTADDLGCVFWSLAIVRAVAPGAPFSTHPAVRPGGEILLSLSNLEPIRAVCREIDMIEASGVDACDVSPDHWRHIGQRLAAALPFRSYSAERHAAWLRHNEARL from the coding sequence ATGCAAGCGGCCGCCCCTCCGCCTGTCGGCGTTCGGCTCCCTGCAAGTGGCCTGACCGACGTCGAGCTGACGTGGATCGAGGGCCGTCTCGAACAGCAGCTCCGCTTCGGGCGGGTTGCGGCCGAGCGGTCCGGCGGTCCGCACAAGCGCATCGCGTCCTTCCGTCCGGGTGCGACTTTCGGGCTGATCGGTTGCACCGCGGACGATCTCGGATGCGTGTTCTGGAGCCTTGCCATCGTCAGGGCGGTCGCACCTGGTGCGCCCTTTAGTACCCATCCGGCTGTTCGACCGGGAGGGGAAATTCTTCTCAGCCTTTCCAACCTCGAACCCATCCGGGCGGTGTGCCGAGAGATCGACATGATCGAGGCCTCTGGCGTCGATGCGTGCGACGTGTCGCCCGATCACTGGCGCCATATCGGGCAGCGGCTCGCCGCCGCGCTGCCGTTCCGCTCCTACTCGGCCGAACGCCATGCCGCGTGGCTCCGCCACAACGAGGCCCGGCTGTGA
- a CDS encoding helix-turn-helix transcriptional regulator, translated as MSDRPTPVVARYLRTPEAAVHLSLSAATLEKHRCYGTGPRYHKLGGRVVYAIADLDAWAAIGRKTSTSDPGVGDISPLRPGRR; from the coding sequence TTGTCCGATCGTCCCACGCCCGTCGTCGCCCGCTATCTCCGGACGCCGGAGGCGGCCGTCCACTTGAGCCTCTCGGCGGCAACGCTCGAGAAGCATCGCTGCTACGGAACCGGGCCGCGCTATCACAAGCTTGGCGGCCGGGTCGTATATGCGATCGCCGATCTCGACGCTTGGGCGGCGATCGGACGCAAGACATCGACGTCGGATCCCGGCGTCGGCGACATCTCGCCGCTGCGCCCGGGTCGCCGCTGA
- a CDS encoding DNA -binding domain-containing protein, whose translation MPPPRRRRAPTARGSFGGSPAAGGWSFAFDPDLPAAAAPALWRPQTCAFVTIARPAPKGFAALRLAQIVDGPEIAAELLSYRDWHVVLLAGGRRYRLLIRRCRANERLAYLTPADGQAGLRASLIMALHRELLDTGGARPAPDSVPGATEHWRLVQWLRLLDAIAEGASARDMAAALLLAEARHYSAAEWDASSERRRIARWQRAAVAMRDGGFNALLGAA comes from the coding sequence ATGCCGCCGCCGCGGCGGCGCCGGGCGCCGACCGCCCGCGGCTCTTTCGGCGGCTCGCCAGCCGCTGGGGGTTGGTCTTTCGCCTTCGATCCTGATCTTCCGGCCGCGGCCGCACCCGCCCTGTGGCGGCCGCAGACCTGCGCCTTCGTCACGATCGCGCGCCCGGCGCCCAAGGGCTTTGCCGCGCTGCGCCTCGCCCAGATCGTCGACGGACCCGAGATTGCCGCCGAGTTGCTTTCGTACCGCGACTGGCATGTCGTCCTGCTCGCCGGGGGACGGCGCTATCGTCTGCTGATCCGGCGCTGCCGCGCGAACGAGCGGCTGGCGTATCTCACACCCGCCGATGGGCAGGCCGGCCTCCGTGCCTCGCTGATCATGGCGCTGCACCGTGAACTTCTCGATACGGGTGGCGCTCGTCCCGCGCCGGACAGTGTCCCGGGCGCGACCGAGCACTGGCGCCTGGTGCAATGGCTTCGCCTTCTCGACGCCATAGCCGAGGGCGCATCGGCCCGCGACATGGCAGCGGCGCTGCTGCTCGCCGAGGCGCGCCACTATTCCGCCGCCGAATGGGACGCTTCGAGCGAACGCCGCCGCATCGCGCGCTGGCAGCGCGCCGCCGTTGCCATGCGCGACGGCGGGTTCAACGCGCTGCTCGGCGCAGCCTGA
- a CDS encoding transcriptional regulator domain-containing protein, whose product MRRYHAAMGGAILAESGGLFSSNGSEVRMDQAVGWQSPYFPKIFERYDRADFAQEFLRRSPAYRSGYAAAAAAPGADRPRLFRRLASRWGLVFRLRS is encoded by the coding sequence ATGCGCCGGTACCACGCCGCCATGGGCGGGGCAATATTGGCTGAAAGCGGCGGTTTATTCTCCTCAAACGGGTCGGAGGTGCGAATGGATCAGGCAGTCGGATGGCAGTCGCCATATTTTCCGAAAATATTCGAGCGATATGATCGCGCGGACTTCGCGCAGGAATTCCTGCGCCGAAGCCCCGCCTATCGCAGCGGCTATGCCGCCGCCGCGGCGGCGCCGGGCGCCGACCGCCCGCGGCTCTTTCGGCGGCTCGCCAGCCGCTGGGGGTTGGTCTTTCGCCTTCGATCCTGA
- a CDS encoding DUF736 domain-containing protein, translated as MSKIGSFKLVSGEYQGEIVTLSVQAQAVRITPEQNHSGNAPSHRVFVGDAEVGAAWSKTSQDKRPYLSVKLDDPSFIAPIFAQLFAGDEGEYDLVWSRQNRRNDN; from the coding sequence ATGAGCAAGATCGGCAGCTTCAAACTCGTCTCGGGTGAATATCAGGGCGAGATCGTCACCCTTTCGGTGCAGGCCCAAGCGGTCCGTATCACCCCCGAGCAGAACCACAGCGGCAACGCCCCGAGCCACCGCGTATTCGTCGGCGATGCCGAGGTCGGCGCAGCCTGGTCGAAGACGAGCCAGGACAAGCGTCCCTATCTTTCGGTCAAGCTCGACGACCCGAGCTTCATCGCCCCGATCTTCGCGCAGCTCTTCGCTGGCGACGAGGGCGAATATGACCTGGTCTGGAGCCGTCAGAATCGCCGCAACGACAATTGA
- a CDS encoding type II toxin-antitoxin system VapC family toxin yields the protein MILLDTNILSEVLRAAPEPRVLDWIGRQAASSLFVTTVTQAEILYGIAILDKGRRRDELAAAALLTFSEDFSGRLLAFDGDAATAFAEIAAARRGMGRPISQFDAQIAAIARSRGAILATRNSRDFEHCGIEIVDPWSR from the coding sequence ATGATCCTCCTCGACACCAATATATTATCCGAAGTCTTGCGGGCCGCGCCTGAGCCGCGGGTTCTCGACTGGATCGGGCGGCAAGCTGCTTCGTCGCTCTTCGTGACGACGGTCACCCAGGCGGAAATTCTCTACGGTATCGCAATTCTTGACAAAGGTCGGCGGCGCGACGAACTGGCAGCCGCCGCACTCTTGACGTTCTCCGAGGATTTTTCCGGTCGCCTCCTGGCATTCGACGGCGACGCAGCGACGGCATTTGCCGAAATCGCAGCGGCACGCCGTGGCATGGGGCGCCCGATAAGCCAGTTTGACGCCCAGATCGCCGCGATCGCCCGTTCGCGGGGAGCTATTCTGGCGACGCGAAACAGCCGGGATTTCGAACATTGCGGTATCGAGATCGTCGATCCCTGGAGCAGATGA
- a CDS encoding FitA-like ribbon-helix-helix domain-containing protein: MGSMTIRGIDDALKRRLRLQAAAHGRSMEEEVRDILRSALSTDDAPMGNLAAAIRARFAPLGGIELDIAPREDTREPIDLS; this comes from the coding sequence ATGGGCAGCATGACGATCAGGGGCATCGACGACGCGCTGAAGCGCCGGCTGCGGCTGCAGGCGGCAGCGCATGGCCGTTCGATGGAAGAAGAGGTGCGCGACATCCTCCGCTCGGCGCTTTCTACCGACGATGCGCCGATGGGCAATCTCGCGGCGGCCATTCGCGCGCGCTTCGCGCCGCTCGGCGGCATCGAACTCGACATTGCGCCACGCGAGGACACGCGCGAGCCCATCGATCTCTCATGA
- a CDS encoding DUF736 domain-containing protein, producing the protein MGTTIGNLTLKDDGSYEGTLATLMVTVPIAIVPNGRKMKESEPDFRVVSRRNGFELGGGWTKTARSTGAEYISVSLSAPELGEIFCNVANAPGDDPSKKVLIWNAPGN; encoded by the coding sequence ATGGGTACCACCATTGGAAATCTGACCCTCAAGGACGACGGAAGCTACGAGGGCACGCTCGCGACCTTGATGGTCACCGTGCCGATCGCGATCGTTCCGAACGGCCGCAAGATGAAGGAAAGCGAGCCCGACTTCCGCGTGGTCAGCCGCCGGAACGGCTTCGAACTCGGCGGCGGCTGGACGAAAACCGCGCGCTCGACCGGCGCCGAATATATCTCGGTGTCGCTGTCGGCCCCCGAACTCGGCGAGATCTTCTGCAATGTCGCGAACGCGCCGGGCGACGATCCCTCGAAGAAGGTGCTGATCTGGAACGCCCCCGGCAACTGA